One Candidatus Devosia phytovorans genomic window carries:
- a CDS encoding membrane-bound PQQ-dependent dehydrogenase, glucose/quinate/shikimate family, giving the protein MSADAGPRSAGPSAWVLRILGIVLAIIGLPLLVLGGQLITLGGSWYYGLAGLVLIAAGIFTFRRSLVGFWLFAALFVATIAWSLIESGFAFWPLVPRLGGPLVIALIIALCLPLFPAWRAGKALPFGLAAIIVLVLAGAGYTAFQPQGVIRNDIAATPGQAVADNNGNWAAYGATPSGTRFSPADQINTENVQNLEVAWTYQYGEERVAGQEDQITPILINDTAYICTPESNVHAIDVNTGEARWVFDSETDNSAFARCRGVSYYEYEAPEVEPAAAVVTTPATDATAPAAPATPVAPAAPVVAEAPAICGTGRIVLTTSDARMIELDATTGELCADFGTGGIVDLKAGMGDDALPNYILTSAPTVARNRVVVGGFVLDNISTGEPSGVVRAFDARSGELLWAWNADRPEGGLPAEGELYTRGTPNVWSTPAYDDALGLVYLPTGNATPDFWAAHRTEDMLRVSASVVAVDIETGAERWVFQTTHHDVWDYDVASQPALYDVPDGNGGTIPALIQITKRGQIFMLDRRTGEPIAEVEERAVPQDVQEGDLPLSPTQPYSVGMPAIGVEPLTEARMWGATLYDQLLCRIEFKKLRYEGDFTPPTTERMIQWPGYYGGFNWGSAALNEETGMLVLNDMRIAQYVELVPRDDYDSQATSGADMHAGLSPQTGTPFAALKDNFFSALGVPCQEPPYGTMTGIDLASRTVAWQVPMGTLEETGPLGIKTGLQIPIGMPTIGGASTTSGGLVFYAATQDYYLRAMDVTTGEELWKGKLPVGSQSTPSTYVSPSSGKQFVVLTAGGARQQNIRGDYVVAFALPDDAAAN; this is encoded by the coding sequence ATGTCAGCAGACGCAGGCCCGCGCTCCGCGGGACCGTCAGCCTGGGTGCTTCGCATCCTCGGCATCGTTTTGGCCATTATCGGCCTCCCCCTTCTCGTGCTGGGCGGCCAGCTCATCACGCTCGGCGGTTCGTGGTACTATGGCCTTGCCGGTCTGGTGCTGATCGCTGCGGGCATTTTTACCTTCCGCCGCAGCCTTGTCGGCTTCTGGCTCTTCGCCGCACTCTTTGTCGCCACCATCGCTTGGTCGCTGATCGAGTCCGGCTTTGCCTTCTGGCCGCTGGTGCCGCGCCTTGGCGGTCCGCTGGTCATCGCGCTGATCATCGCGCTCTGCCTGCCGCTTTTCCCCGCTTGGCGTGCCGGCAAGGCCCTGCCCTTTGGCCTCGCGGCCATCATCGTTCTGGTCCTCGCGGGCGCTGGCTATACCGCCTTCCAGCCGCAGGGCGTCATTCGCAATGACATCGCAGCGACGCCGGGCCAGGCCGTTGCCGACAACAATGGCAATTGGGCGGCATATGGCGCCACCCCCTCGGGCACGCGCTTCTCCCCTGCCGACCAGATCAACACCGAAAACGTGCAGAACCTTGAGGTCGCCTGGACCTATCAATATGGCGAAGAGCGCGTTGCCGGTCAGGAAGACCAGATCACCCCGATCCTGATCAACGACACCGCCTATATCTGCACGCCTGAAAGCAATGTGCATGCCATCGACGTCAACACCGGCGAGGCCCGCTGGGTGTTCGACTCCGAGACGGACAATTCCGCTTTCGCCCGCTGCCGCGGCGTCAGCTACTATGAATATGAAGCGCCCGAAGTCGAGCCGGCCGCAGCCGTGGTCACCACTCCGGCGACCGATGCAACCGCCCCGGCAGCACCGGCCACCCCAGTGGCTCCCGCAGCTCCCGTGGTTGCCGAAGCCCCCGCCATCTGCGGCACCGGCCGTATCGTACTGACCACCAGCGATGCCCGCATGATCGAACTCGATGCCACCACCGGTGAACTCTGCGCCGATTTCGGCACCGGCGGCATTGTCGATCTCAAGGCCGGCATGGGCGACGATGCCCTGCCCAACTATATCCTCACCTCCGCGCCCACCGTTGCCCGCAATCGCGTCGTCGTTGGCGGCTTCGTGCTCGACAATATCTCGACCGGCGAGCCCTCGGGCGTGGTCCGTGCCTTCGACGCCCGCTCGGGCGAACTGCTCTGGGCCTGGAATGCCGATCGTCCCGAAGGCGGCCTGCCCGCCGAAGGCGAGCTCTATACCCGCGGCACGCCCAATGTCTGGTCGACCCCGGCCTATGACGATGCACTGGGCCTGGTCTACCTGCCCACCGGCAATGCCACGCCCGACTTCTGGGCCGCACACCGCACCGAAGACATGCTGCGCGTCAGCGCCTCGGTGGTTGCCGTCGACATCGAGACCGGCGCCGAGCGCTGGGTTTTCCAGACCACGCACCATGACGTCTGGGACTATGACGTCGCCAGCCAGCCGGCACTCTATGACGTGCCAGATGGCAATGGCGGCACCATTCCGGCGCTGATCCAGATCACCAAGCGTGGCCAGATCTTCATGCTGGACCGCCGCACCGGCGAGCCGATCGCCGAAGTGGAAGAGCGTGCCGTGCCGCAGGACGTCCAGGAAGGCGACCTGCCGCTTTCCCCGACCCAGCCCTATTCGGTTGGCATGCCGGCCATCGGCGTCGAGCCGCTGACCGAAGCCCGCATGTGGGGCGCCACGCTCTACGACCAGCTGCTCTGCCGCATCGAGTTCAAGAAGCTCCGTTACGAGGGTGACTTCACCCCGCCCACCACGGAACGCATGATCCAGTGGCCCGGCTATTACGGTGGCTTCAACTGGGGCAGCGCTGCGCTCAACGAAGAGACCGGCATGCTGGTGCTCAACGACATGCGCATCGCCCAGTATGTCGAACTGGTGCCGCGTGACGACTATGACAGCCAGGCCACCTCGGGTGCCGACATGCATGCCGGCCTGTCGCCCCAGACCGGCACGCCCTTTGCAGCGCTCAAGGACAATTTCTTCTCTGCCCTTGGCGTCCCCTGCCAGGAGCCGCCCTATGGCACGATGACCGGTATCGACCTTGCTTCGCGCACCGTCGCCTGGCAGGTGCCCATGGGCACGCTGGAAGAAACCGGTCCGCTCGGCATCAAGACCGGTCTGCAGATCCCGATCGGCATGCCCACCATCGGTGGTGCCTCGACCACGTCGGGTGGCCTGGTGTTCTACGCCGCCACGCAGGACTATTACCTGCGTGCCATGGACGTGACGACGGGCGAGGAACTGTGGAAGGGCAAGCTGCCGGTTGGCAGCCAGTCCACCCCCTCGACCTATGTCTCGCCCTCTTCGGGCAAGCAGTTCGTCGTCCTGACCGCTGGCGGCGCCCGCCAGCAGAACATCCGTGGCGACTATGTCGTCGCCTTCGCGCTGCCGGACGACGCAGCTGCCAACTAG
- a CDS encoding EAL domain-containing protein, with protein sequence MGEKAEALLLDAALENIPYGFCVWSPQFRLVMWNKHYRDIYGFSADAITRGMSLEDVVQLAGQLGNHPGQSAHDFYESYTEELLANRSGMRHKSHEQVRGGRTIETAHVYSEALGWVVTHEDITDEIARTEIAQKRKLELERQNIRLDAAVNNISQGLCMMDARGRLVICNEPYARIYSLPQNLVKPGTQLDEILSHLFDQGMETGGTRAEYIAWRHEVIARREFGKNIHELNGRTIMMQHHPMKDGGWVSTHEDITEQKQNEARIRHLARHDALTDLPNRIEFLEQMAKTESGLARGEKAAVLYIDLDHFKAVNDTLGHAVGDEVIKQASARLWGTTRETDVLARLGGDEFALLMRPIEGADAAARVADRIIKAIGAPMHINGQQIEIGVSVGIAVGPGDGVKTDTLVKNADLALYRAKSEGRSTYHFFETGMDAELQQRRSIEAGLRLALQREELRLVFQPLLGMDENRITCVEALLRWDHEGRTISPVEFIPIAEETGLIVAIGEWVLREACRTAVNWPSDVRIAVNLSPVQFKSRELVSVVKSALSDSKLPATRLELEITESLLLAENDTNLKVLHDLRAMGVRISMDDFGTGYSSLSYLRSFPFDKIKIDRSFMADITTRQDSQAIIKAVIGLGQSLGMTTTAEGVETEEQLEMVRAHGASEVQGFLFSPPLPLAALNNLLHSEQVKQQVDGKKAS encoded by the coding sequence TTGGGCGAAAAGGCCGAGGCTTTGCTGCTCGACGCGGCACTTGAAAATATTCCCTATGGCTTTTGCGTCTGGTCACCCCAGTTTCGCCTCGTCATGTGGAACAAGCATTACCGCGACATCTATGGCTTTTCCGCAGATGCGATTACGCGCGGCATGAGCCTTGAGGATGTGGTGCAACTGGCCGGACAGCTAGGCAACCATCCCGGCCAGAGCGCGCATGATTTCTACGAAAGCTATACCGAGGAGCTTCTGGCCAATCGCAGCGGCATGCGACACAAGAGCCATGAGCAGGTGCGTGGCGGGCGGACGATCGAGACGGCGCATGTCTATTCGGAAGCGCTCGGCTGGGTAGTCACCCACGAAGACATTACCGATGAAATCGCCCGTACGGAAATTGCGCAGAAGCGCAAGCTCGAACTCGAGCGGCAGAATATCCGGCTCGATGCTGCAGTGAACAATATTTCCCAGGGTCTGTGCATGATGGACGCCCGTGGGCGTCTGGTCATCTGCAACGAGCCCTATGCGCGCATCTACAGCCTGCCGCAAAATCTGGTCAAACCCGGGACGCAGCTCGACGAGATTCTCAGCCACCTGTTCGACCAGGGTATGGAAACGGGCGGAACGCGGGCCGAATATATTGCCTGGCGGCACGAGGTGATCGCGCGGCGGGAATTCGGCAAGAACATCCACGAACTCAACGGCCGCACCATCATGATGCAGCACCATCCGATGAAGGATGGCGGCTGGGTGTCGACCCATGAGGATATTACCGAGCAGAAGCAGAACGAGGCGCGCATCCGTCACCTGGCGCGGCACGATGCGCTGACCGACCTGCCCAATCGCATCGAGTTTCTCGAGCAGATGGCCAAGACCGAGTCGGGGCTGGCGCGCGGCGAAAAGGCCGCTGTGCTCTATATCGACCTCGACCACTTCAAGGCGGTCAACGACACGCTGGGGCATGCTGTGGGCGACGAGGTGATCAAGCAGGCCTCGGCGCGACTGTGGGGCACGACGCGGGAAACCGACGTGCTGGCGCGGCTGGGCGGCGATGAGTTTGCCTTGCTGATGCGGCCGATCGAAGGCGCGGATGCCGCCGCCAGAGTGGCCGACCGCATCATCAAGGCGATCGGCGCGCCGATGCATATCAACGGACAGCAGATCGAAATCGGCGTCAGCGTCGGCATTGCCGTGGGGCCGGGCGATGGGGTCAAGACCGACACGCTGGTCAAGAATGCCGATCTGGCGCTCTATCGCGCCAAGAGTGAGGGTCGCTCAACCTATCATTTCTTTGAAACGGGCATGGATGCCGAGTTGCAGCAGCGCCGCTCCATCGAGGCCGGGCTGCGTCTGGCCCTGCAGCGCGAGGAATTGCGGCTGGTGTTCCAGCCACTGCTGGGCATGGACGAAAACCGCATCACCTGTGTCGAGGCATTGCTGCGCTGGGACCATGAGGGTCGCACCATTTCGCCGGTCGAGTTCATCCCCATTGCTGAGGAAACCGGGTTGATCGTGGCCATCGGCGAATGGGTCCTGCGCGAGGCCTGCCGGACGGCAGTGAACTGGCCGAGCGACGTGCGGATCGCGGTCAACCTGTCGCCGGTGCAGTTCAAGAGCCGCGAGCTGGTCTCGGTGGTCAAATCGGCGCTGAGCGACTCCAAGCTCCCGGCGACACGGCTCGAGCTCGAGATCACTGAAAGCCTGCTGCTGGCCGAGAATGACACCAATCTCAAGGTGCTGCATGACCTGCGCGCCATGGGTGTGCGCATCTCGATGGACGATTTCGGCACGGGCTACTCATCGCTGAGCTATCTGCGCAGCTTCCCCTTCGACAAGATCAAGATCGACCGAAGCTTCATGGCGGACATCACTACCCGCCAGGATAGCCAGGCCATCATCAAGGCGGTGATCGGGCTGGGCCAGTCGCTGGGCATGACCACTACGGCCGAAGGCGTCGAGACCGAGGAACAGCTCGAAATGGTGCGGGCGCATGGCGCTTCGGAAGTGCAGGGCTTCCTGTTCTCCCCGCCACTGCCGCTGGCCGCACTGAACAACCTGCTGCATTCCGAGCAGGTCAAGCAACAGGTCGACGGCAAGAAGGCATCCTGA
- a CDS encoding DedA family protein: MTDWIIQTISELGYLGIFLVMLAESIFPPIPSELIIPFAGFAAANGDLNLFGVLAAATVGAVVGMLPWYYAGKLFGLTRVRYLADRFGRVMAFNADEIDIAVKWFTRFGPVIVLFGRLIPLIRTLISIPAGLSKMPLHVFLLASTTGALIWNTFLTMAGFILHEHYEAIEVVLDPLSYIVLGLVVVLYLLKVATWKPSKAQAIQP, translated from the coding sequence ATGACCGACTGGATCATCCAGACCATTTCCGAACTCGGATATCTGGGGATTTTCCTCGTCATGCTGGCCGAATCCATATTTCCACCGATCCCCAGCGAGCTGATCATCCCCTTTGCCGGCTTTGCCGCGGCCAATGGCGATCTCAATCTCTTCGGCGTGCTGGCGGCGGCGACCGTGGGTGCGGTGGTGGGCATGCTGCCCTGGTATTATGCCGGCAAGCTGTTTGGCCTTACGCGCGTGCGCTATCTCGCCGACCGCTTCGGTCGCGTCATGGCCTTCAATGCCGACGAGATCGACATTGCCGTGAAATGGTTCACTCGCTTTGGTCCGGTCATCGTGCTGTTCGGCCGGCTGATCCCGCTGATCCGCACGCTGATCTCCATCCCCGCGGGCCTGTCGAAAATGCCGCTGCATGTGTTCCTCCTCGCCTCGACGACGGGCGCGCTGATCTGGAACACGTTCCTCACCATGGCCGGCTTCATCCTGCATGAGCATTACGAGGCCATCGAGGTGGTGCTCGATCCGCTGAGCTATATCGTGCTGGGCCTCGTCGTCGTGCTCTACCTGCTCAAGGTCGCCACCTGGAAGCCGAGCAAGGCGCAGGCCATTCAGCCATAG
- a CDS encoding sigma factor, which produces MRQNLYAQLQATARRESRDAHGADDLVQEAMLAAVLAGRTDFDAPETGRWLTGVVRNQARMAARTAMRRKRRETRWVDETIRPAEAQVQDVTAVLKTLPPSLKALAALTLSGHNRREIAWLLDLSDTALRQRVVALKRHLVKTGLVTPDDLPGLSLDLAYGRIRDALLPALLRDGGVLASHDPDGHLFVLRRSQKPDPRQQGVQDSKKKDLS; this is translated from the coding sequence ATGCGCCAAAATCTTTATGCCCAATTGCAGGCAACTGCCAGACGTGAGAGCCGCGACGCCCATGGTGCCGATGATCTGGTGCAGGAGGCAATGCTGGCTGCAGTGCTGGCCGGGCGAACCGATTTCGATGCACCGGAAACTGGCCGCTGGCTGACCGGCGTGGTGCGCAATCAGGCCCGTATGGCGGCGCGGACCGCGATGCGGCGCAAGAGGCGCGAAACACGCTGGGTCGACGAAACGATCAGGCCGGCTGAAGCGCAAGTTCAGGATGTGACGGCTGTCCTCAAAACGCTGCCGCCGTCGCTCAAGGCTCTCGCGGCGTTAACGCTCTCCGGCCACAACCGGCGCGAGATCGCCTGGCTGCTCGATCTCTCCGATACGGCTCTGCGTCAACGTGTGGTCGCGCTCAAGCGCCATCTGGTCAAGACGGGCCTCGTCACGCCGGACGACCTGCCGGGGCTCAGCCTCGACCTCGCCTATGGCCGGATTCGCGACGCGCTTCTGCCGGCGCTGCTGCGCGATGGCGGCGTGCTGGCCAGCCACGATCCAGATGGACATCTTTTCGTGCTGCGTCGCTCACAAAAACCAGATCCGCGGCAACAGGGCGTGCAAGACAGCAAGAAGAAGGATCTATCGTGA
- a CDS encoding DUF167 family protein — translation MDAPKWFRLSPTGLSLFLRVTPNAGHNAIEGVETRDDGSAALRIRVAAVPDKGKANAAVIALLAKQLDLPKSALALTSGETSRFKTIAVSGDPAALAPAIQQWEPATK, via the coding sequence TTGGACGCGCCCAAGTGGTTCAGGCTCAGCCCTACGGGGCTGAGCCTTTTTCTTCGCGTCACGCCCAATGCCGGCCATAACGCTATCGAAGGCGTCGAGACCCGCGATGACGGCAGTGCCGCGCTGCGCATCCGCGTCGCCGCCGTGCCCGACAAGGGCAAGGCCAATGCGGCGGTGATTGCGCTGCTGGCCAAACAGCTCGACCTGCCCAAATCCGCGCTCGCGCTCACCAGCGGCGAAACAAGCCGCTTCAAGACGATTGCCGTTTCCGGTGACCCTGCTGCGCTGGCCCCTGCCATCCAGCAATGGGAGCCCGCGACAAAATAG
- a CDS encoding metallophosphoesterase, whose protein sequence is MTIAKLSRRHLLQLMGATALVPLAQVPAFAQNSGVRALVLSDLHSAYERLPQLLSAVASQVGNGANLIVINGDVFELGNVVAMRSGGSVDWAFLERLVSLAPVVINIGNHEPDFDNDLANFVAQAEELGIFVVSTIVDSRTGEAYAPAEVMVSVGDSQVQVVGIATDAINTYPKPTREMMTIPAPAAWAAENLPEMLAHDDIKIVLSHAGVVADRDILPLLPVGTLLVGGHDHLRLGHEDAGVAYVHTGSWSSVMTIVDLVAGAAPKVVQAEIARDAEGDAELAELVAAAMAEHLTDDERASVGSMASAMTLGESGRYVAGKIAEAAGADIGFIGHTSFGAGFPAGEISLYDYNSVLRFEGKIVTAEVDAAVLEEILGRVNQDGDLPLEARTGDFLYVAPEGLAQKETYILAGNDWSFINQKNYFGREDLVFTEIEGLMLKPMIIETLK, encoded by the coding sequence ATGACCATTGCCAAGCTTTCTCGCCGCCACCTGCTGCAGCTGATGGGTGCCACCGCGCTCGTCCCGTTGGCGCAGGTGCCCGCGTTCGCACAGAACAGCGGCGTCCGTGCCCTGGTCCTCAGCGATCTGCATTCGGCCTATGAGCGCTTGCCGCAGCTGCTGTCGGCCGTCGCCAGCCAGGTTGGCAATGGCGCCAACCTCATCGTCATCAATGGCGATGTGTTCGAGTTGGGCAATGTGGTTGCGATGCGGTCGGGCGGTTCGGTCGACTGGGCGTTTCTTGAAAGACTCGTGTCGCTAGCCCCTGTGGTCATCAATATCGGCAATCACGAGCCGGACTTTGACAACGACCTGGCCAATTTCGTCGCCCAAGCCGAAGAGCTGGGAATTTTCGTGGTCAGCACCATCGTGGACAGCCGCACCGGCGAGGCCTATGCGCCGGCTGAAGTCATGGTCAGCGTCGGCGACAGCCAGGTGCAGGTCGTGGGCATCGCCACCGATGCGATCAATACCTATCCCAAGCCGACCCGCGAGATGATGACCATTCCGGCGCCCGCCGCATGGGCTGCGGAAAATCTGCCCGAAATGCTGGCGCATGACGATATCAAGATCGTGCTCAGCCATGCCGGCGTTGTCGCCGACCGCGACATCCTGCCGTTGCTGCCGGTCGGCACGCTGCTGGTGGGCGGCCACGATCATCTGCGCCTTGGGCACGAAGATGCGGGCGTTGCCTATGTGCATACCGGTTCGTGGTCGAGCGTCATGACCATTGTCGATCTGGTCGCCGGCGCTGCGCCCAAGGTCGTTCAGGCCGAGATTGCCCGCGACGCCGAAGGCGATGCTGAACTGGCCGAGCTGGTTGCTGCCGCCATGGCAGAACACCTGACCGATGACGAGCGCGCCAGCGTCGGCAGCATGGCGTCGGCCATGACGCTTGGCGAAAGCGGCCGCTATGTCGCCGGCAAGATCGCCGAGGCGGCGGGCGCCGATATCGGTTTTATCGGCCATACCTCGTTTGGCGCGGGCTTCCCGGCCGGCGAGATCAGCCTCTACGATTACAATTCCGTGCTGCGTTTCGAGGGCAAGATCGTTACGGCCGAAGTCGATGCGGCAGTGCTCGAGGAGATCCTCGGTCGGGTCAACCAGGACGGTGATCTTCCGCTCGAAGCCCGCACCGGCGATTTCCTCTATGTCGCGCCGGAAGGGCTCGCCCAGAAGGAAACCTATATCCTGGCCGGCAATGACTGGAGCTTCATCAACCAGAAGAATTATTTCGGCCGCGAAGACCTGGTCTTCACCGAGATCGAAGGGTTGATGCTCAAGCCGATGATCATCGAAACGCTGAAATAA
- a CDS encoding YggT family protein produces the protein MRAVLDIILLILDLYRWVLIAMIIMSWLISFNIINTRNAFVEGLWRVLNQLTEPVLRPIRRFMPNFSGLDISPIIAFILIFFIQQIIGYYVYPAVVRAGL, from the coding sequence ATGCGCGCCGTGCTCGACATCATCCTGCTGATCCTCGACCTCTATCGCTGGGTGCTGATCGCCATGATCATCATGAGCTGGCTGATCTCCTTCAATATCATCAACACGCGCAATGCCTTCGTCGAGGGCCTGTGGCGCGTGCTCAACCAGCTGACCGAGCCGGTGCTGCGGCCGATCCGCCGCTTCATGCCGAATTTTTCGGGCCTGGATATCTCGCCGATCATCGCCTTCATCCTGATCTTCTTCATCCAGCAGATCATCGGCTATTATGTCTATCCCGCCGTGGTTCGTGCCGGCCTCTAG
- the typA gene encoding translational GTPase TypA: MSLRNIAIIAHVDHGKTTLIDVLLKQSGSFRENERVEERAMDSNDIERERGITILAKVTSLLWNETRINIVDTPGHADFGGEVERILSMVDGVVILVDAAEGPMPQTKFVLGKALAQGLRPIVAINKIDKSDERHLEVLEEIFDLFIALDATPEQLDFPVLYGSAKQGWMAEDPAGPKETLAPLLDKVVAHVPEPTVEEGPFRMLVTTIERNPFLGRILTGRIASGTVKAGDPIHTLNREGKEVEKGRVSKVLAFRGLERTPVDIGEAGDIVAIAGLVTSTVADTICVPAVTTPITAKPIDPPTLSVTFRINDGPLAGREGDKVQSRVIRERLMREAEGNVAIRVTPGDDNDSYDVAGRGELQLAVLIENMRREGFELTIGRPKVLFKEENGQRFEPVEEVIIDVDDEHTGSVVQKLTERKGDLTDMRPSGVGRTRIKLLVPTRSLIGYQPELLSDTRGTAIFNRLFHSFVPFKGDLPGRRTGVLISNGTGQSVAFALWNLEDRGPIMIEAGVDIYEGMIIGEHSRENDLEVNALKGKQLTNIRTTSKDEAVRLTTPKKLTLEQSLGYIAEDEYVEVTPKSIRLRKIWLDPNDRKRMSRAAKSA; the protein is encoded by the coding sequence ATGTCTTTGCGCAATATCGCCATCATCGCCCACGTTGACCACGGCAAGACCACGCTGATCGACGTCCTGCTCAAGCAGTCCGGTTCGTTCCGCGAAAACGAGCGCGTCGAAGAACGCGCCATGGACAGCAATGACATCGAACGCGAGCGTGGCATTACCATTCTGGCCAAGGTGACGTCGCTGCTGTGGAACGAAACCCGCATCAATATCGTCGACACCCCCGGCCACGCCGACTTCGGCGGTGAAGTCGAGCGCATCCTGTCCATGGTCGATGGCGTGGTGATCCTGGTCGATGCGGCCGAAGGCCCGATGCCGCAGACCAAGTTCGTGCTCGGCAAGGCGCTGGCACAGGGCCTGCGCCCGATCGTTGCCATCAACAAGATCGACAAGTCCGACGAGCGCCACCTCGAAGTGCTCGAAGAAATCTTCGATCTGTTCATCGCGCTCGACGCGACACCCGAACAGCTCGATTTCCCGGTTCTCTACGGTTCGGCCAAGCAGGGCTGGATGGCTGAAGACCCGGCTGGCCCCAAGGAAACCCTGGCGCCGCTGCTCGACAAGGTCGTGGCTCACGTTCCCGAGCCCACCGTCGAGGAAGGCCCGTTCCGCATGCTGGTCACCACCATCGAGCGCAACCCGTTCCTCGGCCGTATCCTAACCGGCCGTATCGCATCGGGCACGGTCAAGGCTGGCGACCCCATCCACACGCTCAACCGTGAAGGCAAGGAAGTCGAAAAGGGCCGCGTTTCCAAGGTCCTGGCTTTCCGTGGCCTTGAGCGTACGCCGGTCGATATCGGCGAAGCCGGCGACATCGTCGCCATTGCCGGTCTCGTGACCTCGACGGTGGCCGACACGATCTGCGTGCCTGCCGTCACCACCCCGATCACCGCCAAGCCGATCGATCCGCCGACCCTGTCGGTCACCTTCCGCATCAATGACGGCCCGCTGGCCGGCCGCGAAGGCGACAAGGTGCAGTCGCGCGTCATCCGTGAACGCCTGATGCGCGAAGCCGAAGGCAACGTCGCCATCCGCGTGACGCCCGGCGACGACAACGACTCCTATGACGTGGCAGGTCGCGGCGAATTGCAGCTGGCCGTGCTGATCGAAAACATGCGCCGCGAAGGCTTCGAGCTGACCATCGGTCGCCCGAAGGTGCTGTTCAAGGAAGAGAATGGCCAGCGCTTCGAGCCAGTCGAGGAAGTCATCATCGACGTCGATGACGAGCATACCGGTTCGGTCGTGCAAAAGCTGACAGAGCGCAAGGGTGACCTCACCGACATGCGCCCCTCGGGCGTCGGTCGTACCCGCATCAAGCTGCTGGTTCCGACCCGTTCGCTGATCGGCTACCAGCCCGAACTGCTGAGCGACACCCGCGGCACCGCCATCTTCAACCGCCTGTTCCACTCCTTCGTGCCCTTCAAGGGCGACCTGCCGGGTCGTCGCACGGGCGTGCTGATCTCCAATGGCACCGGCCAGTCCGTGGCCTTTGCTCTGTGGAACCTCGAAGACCGTGGCCCGATCATGATCGAGGCCGGCGTCGACATCTATGAAGGCATGATCATCGGCGAGCATTCCCGCGAGAACGATCTCGAAGTGAACGCGCTCAAGGGCAAGCAGCTGACCAATATCCGCACGACCTCCAAGGACGAAGCGGTGCGCCTGACCACGCCCAAGAAGCTGACGCTGGAACAGTCGCTCGGCTATATCGCCGAAGACGAATATGTCGAGGTCACGCCCAAGTCGATCCGCCTGCGCAAGATCTGGCTCGATCCCAATGATCGCAAGCGCATGAGCCGCGCCGCCAAGTCGGCATAA
- a CDS encoding VOC family protein codes for MSFKPKSASVVYYVSDIARTEKFYNQTMGLDLVRMEGAAPFWLQGTLAGGLEVIFFEMEAVRGNSPALIFTVEDGGIDDIVAALAEQGVTIVTPVSEAPGGWSADFLDPDGFGLGLWQSGELPRSVK; via the coding sequence GTGAGTTTCAAACCCAAGAGTGCCAGTGTCGTCTACTATGTCAGCGACATTGCCCGCACCGAGAAATTCTACAATCAAACCATGGGCCTCGATCTGGTCCGAATGGAAGGAGCCGCACCCTTCTGGCTGCAGGGCACGCTGGCAGGCGGGCTTGAAGTCATCTTCTTTGAGATGGAGGCCGTTCGGGGCAATAGTCCAGCTTTGATCTTTACGGTGGAGGATGGCGGCATCGACGACATTGTCGCTGCGCTTGCCGAGCAGGGCGTCACCATTGTCACCCCGGTCAGCGAAGCGCCGGGCGGCTGGAGTGCCGACTTTCTGGATCCGGATGGCTTTGGCCTCGGGCTCTGGCAATCGGGAGAGCTGCCGCGGTCGGTGAAATAG
- a CDS encoding outer membrane beta-barrel protein, producing the protein MLLRSLAVVATLLSSGAAVQAADLIIPTTPQPIMEQAGFSWDGLYAGVQGGGQFYEDPSYGVVGLHAGVNFVVADPILVGLEASADWLFGDISDFGAFYANARLGALVSDQVLIYALAGTGFEVNADSDTIGTYQLGGGVEFAVTDSVSLRGQVTGIGFYDEDDFLIGTKATVGASYHF; encoded by the coding sequence ATGCTTCTTCGTTCGTTGGCCGTTGTGGCCACTCTGCTCTCGTCTGGCGCCGCTGTGCAGGCTGCCGATCTCATTATCCCCACCACGCCGCAGCCCATCATGGAGCAGGCCGGTTTTTCCTGGGACGGTCTTTATGCCGGTGTGCAGGGCGGTGGTCAGTTTTACGAGGACCCATCCTATGGCGTCGTCGGCCTACATGCCGGCGTAAACTTTGTGGTGGCCGATCCAATCCTGGTTGGTCTCGAAGCCTCGGCCGACTGGCTGTTTGGCGATATCAGCGATTTCGGTGCCTTCTATGCAAACGCCCGTCTAGGTGCGCTGGTCAGTGACCAGGTGCTGATCTATGCGCTCGCCGGCACAGGCTTCGAGGTCAATGCCGATAGCGATACGATCGGCACCTATCAGCTCGGTGGCGGCGTGGAATTTGCCGTGACCGACAGCGTCTCGCTGCGAGGCCAGGTGACGGGTATCGGTTTTTACGACGAGGACGACTTCCTCATCGGCACCAAGGCGACCGTGGGCGCCAGTTACCACTTCTAG